In Phormidium yuhuli AB48, one genomic interval encodes:
- a CDS encoding GspE/PulE/PilB domain-containing protein — MNSDWIFHSIDTILPFEVCLYHQVVPLSMEGSRIYLGMVNPDDIAALEYLRQLLGYLNCSLVSQTIAPQEHQALLTAYLNHSNQLSSRSPSPEVQKDDPVPSIPPNLPSLNLTPRHLTCSVSDLALLSPPQMIQELLARVLIGGIGRLHFARESDAGNILWSQDGVPKSVLKALPLSTFQAVINELKRLMGLPLLPVRQQKEVELERLYHDTPVLLRLRVMRGDDGEEATLQVLRGAALKFYQQQKLIDLSQEVLITAQNLQKKLVEIQETYQRHPSLSQKHLEVIPALIQVLEQVDAHVKILESAN; from the coding sequence ATGAACTCCGATTGGATTTTTCACTCCATCGATACAATTTTGCCCTTTGAAGTCTGTCTGTATCACCAGGTTGTGCCCCTGTCCATGGAAGGGAGCCGCATTTACCTGGGGATGGTCAACCCCGATGATATAGCTGCGTTGGAATATTTACGGCAGCTACTAGGCTATCTTAACTGTTCTCTAGTCTCTCAAACTATTGCTCCTCAAGAACATCAGGCGTTACTGACCGCCTATCTGAACCATAGTAATCAACTCAGCTCTCGTTCTCCCTCCCCTGAGGTGCAGAAAGATGATCCAGTACCATCTATCCCCCCAAATCTCCCCAGCCTGAATCTGACCCCCCGTCATTTAACCTGTTCTGTCAGCGATTTAGCGTTGCTGTCTCCCCCACAAATGATTCAGGAATTGTTAGCGCGAGTCTTAATCGGAGGAATTGGCCGTCTCCATTTTGCCCGGGAATCTGATGCGGGGAACATTCTTTGGAGTCAGGATGGGGTTCCTAAGTCCGTTCTTAAAGCATTACCTCTGAGTACGTTTCAAGCCGTTATTAACGAATTAAAACGATTGATGGGATTGCCGCTGCTCCCAGTCCGTCAGCAAAAAGAAGTTGAGTTAGAACGACTTTATCATGATACGCCGGTTCTCTTGCGGCTACGAGTCATGCGAGGAGATGACGGGGAAGAAGCGACTCTGCAAGTGTTACGCGGGGCGGCGCTTAAGTTTTATCAGCAACAAAAACTGATTGATTTGAGCCAAGAGGTTTTGATTACAGCGCAAAATCTACAGAAAAAACTTGTGGAAATTCAAGAAACCTATCAACGTCATCCTAGTCTCTCCCAAAAACACCTAGAGGTTATTCCTGCATTGATACAAGTTTTAGAACAAGTCGATGCTCACGTGAAAATTCTTGAATCTGCTAATTAA
- a CDS encoding TetR/AcrR family transcriptional regulator — MARPKEFKREDVLDKAVLTFWQQGYYGTSIRHLIASMGIHRGSLYDTFGDKHSLFEESLARYDHTVVGTNLAPLEEADASLATLASFFESVVDWSLQDGDRKGCFFVNTAAELAPHDAAIAQQLRGYFYRIESTFATVLERSRQRQELTHSGDISLLAKYLLSNLQGLRLTAKLNPDRQTLQGLVDITFSTLTQ, encoded by the coding sequence ATGGCGCGACCCAAGGAGTTTAAGCGAGAGGATGTTCTGGATAAAGCCGTACTCACGTTTTGGCAACAGGGCTATTACGGAACCTCAATTCGCCATCTCATTGCCTCAATGGGAATTCATCGAGGAAGTCTCTATGACACCTTTGGGGATAAACACTCATTATTTGAAGAAAGTTTAGCCCGTTATGATCACACTGTGGTTGGAACGAACCTGGCTCCCCTAGAAGAGGCTGATGCGTCACTTGCGACCTTGGCTAGCTTTTTTGAATCGGTAGTGGATTGGAGTTTACAGGATGGCGATCGCAAGGGATGTTTCTTCGTGAATACGGCGGCTGAACTCGCCCCCCACGATGCTGCCATTGCCCAACAACTGAGGGGATATTTTTATCGCATTGAATCCACCTTTGCCACGGTGTTAGAGCGATCGCGCCAGCGCCAAGAACTGACGCATTCTGGGGATATTTCCCTGCTGGCCAAGTATCTCCTCTCCAACCTCCAAGGCCTACGGCTGACGGCGAAGCTGAACCCGGATCGTCAAACCCTTCAGGGCCTGGTGGATATCACCTTTTCCACCCTAACCCAGTAA
- a CDS encoding DUF3800 domain-containing protein translates to MYLLYVDESGTTHDPNQQYFVLAGFCVFERQGYWVAKELDDIAARFDPADPAAVELP, encoded by the coding sequence ATGTATTTACTGTATGTAGATGAGTCGGGGACAACCCACGACCCAAATCAACAGTATTTCGTGCTAGCCGGGTTTTGTGTGTTTGAGCGACAAGGATATTGGGTTGCTAAGGAGCTTGACGACATTGCAGCTAGGTTTGATCCGGCTGATCCAGCAGCCGTTGAGTTACCTTAA
- a CDS encoding RNA-guided endonuclease InsQ/TnpB family protein, with translation MLVFEAKLEGAKEQYERLDEAIRTARFVRNSCLRYWMDNKGVGRYELSAYCAVLAQEFPWAKKLNSMARQASAERAWSAIARFYDNGKKTIPGKKGFPKFKKHKTRDSVEYKTSGWKLSEDRRTINFTDGFQAGRFKMWGTRDLHFYQLKQIKRVRVVRRADGYYVQFCIDQERREERELTGKTVGLDVGLNHFYTDSDGQTVENPRYLRKSERALKRLQRRFAKTQKGSKNREKARTRLGRKHLKVSRQRKDFAVKTALCVVRSNDLVAYEDLKVRNLVKNHNLAKSISDAAWSTFRQWVEYFGKVFGVATVAVAPQYTSQNCSNCVEKVKKSLSMRTHRCPHCGLVIDRDWNAAINILELGLRTVGHTGTHASGDIDLCLGGETPQGKSSRGKRKPHQ, from the coding sequence ATGCTGGTATTTGAGGCCAAGCTAGAAGGAGCCAAAGAGCAGTACGAACGGCTGGACGAGGCGATTCGGACGGCTCGGTTTGTTCGTAACAGTTGCCTGAGATACTGGATGGACAACAAAGGAGTTGGACGGTATGAACTGAGCGCCTATTGTGCGGTTCTTGCCCAAGAGTTTCCTTGGGCAAAAAAGCTGAACTCAATGGCTCGTCAAGCCTCGGCCGAACGAGCCTGGTCAGCCATCGCCCGTTTCTACGATAACGGCAAGAAAACGATTCCCGGCAAAAAAGGGTTCCCTAAATTCAAGAAGCACAAGACTCGCGATTCAGTCGAGTACAAAACCTCAGGTTGGAAGCTGTCAGAGGATAGAAGAACAATCAACTTCACTGACGGATTCCAGGCGGGACGCTTCAAAATGTGGGGAACTCGTGACTTGCATTTCTATCAGTTAAAGCAGATTAAACGGGTGAGGGTGGTCCGTCGCGCTGATGGCTACTACGTTCAGTTCTGTATCGACCAAGAGCGCCGGGAGGAACGAGAGCTGACCGGAAAAACGGTCGGGTTAGATGTCGGATTAAATCATTTCTACACCGATTCAGACGGTCAGACGGTGGAGAATCCCAGATATCTCAGAAAGTCTGAGAGAGCGCTTAAGCGTCTCCAACGTCGATTCGCTAAGACCCAGAAAGGTTCCAAAAACCGAGAGAAGGCGAGAACTCGGTTAGGGAGGAAGCACCTCAAGGTAAGTCGGCAGCGTAAAGACTTTGCCGTCAAGACGGCATTGTGCGTCGTCCGGTCTAACGACTTGGTAGCCTATGAGGACTTGAAGGTGCGAAATCTGGTAAAAAACCATAACCTCGCTAAATCGATCTCGGATGCGGCCTGGTCAACGTTCCGTCAGTGGGTGGAGTATTTCGGTAAGGTGTTCGGGGTGGCAACGGTTGCTGTTGCTCCCCAGTACACGAGCCAGAATTGCTCTAACTGTGTGGAGAAGGTCAAGAAATCTCTGTCAATGAGAACTCACCGCTGTCCTCATTGTGGTTTAGTCATCGACAGAGATTGGAATGCAGCCATCAACATCCTTGAATTAGGATTGCGTACCGTAGGGCATACGGGAACTCACGCCTCTGGAGATATCGACCTCTGTCTTGGTGGGGAAACTCCTCAAGGTAAGTCGAGTCGTGGAAAGAGGAAACCTCATCAGTAA
- a CDS encoding DUF3800 domain-containing protein gives MSNGSPMFGGRGRWRSHPREARHQAIEDALTVFLRSHPSNRFFASVINKSAVSPRDPVEVAFEQLASRFDKYLMRLHRNRDTQRGIIIFDKSTYETTIQSLATDFRTIGYTWGVISNLSEVPLFLDSKASRLIQLADLTAYAIFRNFEKGDNRFFSIIETRFDSEGGVVHGLYILP, from the coding sequence ATGTCAAATGGTAGTCCAATGTTCGGAGGAAGAGGACGATGGAGGAGTCATCCTAGAGAAGCTCGGCATCAAGCCATTGAAGATGCCCTAACAGTTTTTCTGCGCTCTCATCCCAGCAATCGATTTTTTGCAAGCGTGATCAATAAGTCTGCCGTATCTCCCAGAGACCCAGTTGAGGTAGCATTTGAGCAGTTAGCTAGTAGATTTGATAAGTACTTAATGAGATTGCATAGGAACCGCGACACCCAGAGAGGAATCATTATCTTTGATAAATCTACTTATGAAACAACAATTCAATCCCTGGCAACTGATTTTAGGACGATTGGATATACCTGGGGTGTGATCAGTAATTTATCAGAAGTACCTCTCTTTTTAGATTCAAAAGCATCAAGACTGATTCAACTTGCTGACTTGACTGCTTACGCTATTTTTAGAAATTTTGAGAAGGGGGATAATAGATTTTTTTCCATCATTGAAACTAGATTTGATTCAGAAGGGGGTGTAGTTCACGGGTTATACATCTTGCCATGA
- a CDS encoding DUF433 domain-containing protein: MIQELDRITVNPELCLGQPTIRGMRITVGFVLKLLASQLCIEQILAAYPELEEEDIRQALNYAAWAVSDRTVSITSANVPVEWL, encoded by the coding sequence ATGATTCAAGAATTAGATCGCATTACAGTCAACCCAGAACTATGCCTGGGACAACCGACCATTCGAGGTATGCGCATCACGGTAGGATTTGTTCTAAAGTTATTGGCGAGTCAGTTATGCATTGAACAGATTTTAGCGGCTTATCCAGAGTTAGAGGAGGAAGATATTCGGCAAGCTCTTAATTACGCAGCTTGGGCCGTATCGGATCGGACGGTGAGCATTACATCAGCGAACGTTCCAGTTGAGTGGCTCTAG
- a CDS encoding YdcF family protein — translation MDVFILGAMFFFLSKLLPSLVYPLGLACILMLLALLLLWKRPAVASLVLVVGFVALMAGGNSWVSSSLVRSLERQHLPVGDLPQAEAIVVLGGATRSPNPPRPWVEVNEAGDRPIYAARLFLQEKAPVIILSGGRLSWTGEIGSEAEDMAQLVQALGVPESALLLEHTSLNTRQNAENVQVILQEQGIEEILLVTSAIHMPRSLRVFQKLGITTIAAPTDFLIADSVGGDDGESWQAIVLNLIPDAERLALTTRALKEYLGLWVYQLRGWA, via the coding sequence ATGGACGTTTTTATTCTTGGCGCAATGTTCTTTTTTCTCTCAAAGCTACTTCCGTCATTGGTTTATCCGTTGGGACTGGCCTGTATTTTGATGTTGTTGGCCCTGCTGCTGCTTTGGAAACGTCCTGCTGTGGCGAGTTTGGTATTAGTCGTCGGGTTTGTTGCCTTGATGGCTGGGGGCAATAGTTGGGTGTCATCGAGTTTAGTGCGATCGCTCGAACGGCAACATCTACCAGTGGGGGACTTACCTCAGGCGGAGGCGATTGTGGTGTTGGGGGGTGCGACGCGATCGCCCAACCCGCCTCGTCCCTGGGTGGAGGTGAATGAGGCGGGCGATCGGCCCATTTATGCGGCGCGGTTGTTTTTACAAGAGAAAGCCCCGGTTATCATTCTCTCGGGAGGACGACTGAGCTGGACGGGGGAAATTGGCTCCGAGGCGGAGGATATGGCCCAACTTGTCCAGGCCTTGGGTGTGCCAGAATCGGCCCTACTGTTGGAGCATACGTCCCTGAATACGCGCCAAAATGCCGAAAATGTCCAGGTGATTTTGCAAGAACAGGGGATTGAGGAGATTTTGCTGGTGACTTCAGCCATTCATATGCCGCGATCGCTACGGGTGTTCCAAAAACTGGGGATTACCACGATTGCTGCACCCACGGATTTTCTGATTGCCGATTCCGTTGGGGGAGATGATGGGGAGAGTTGGCAGGCGATCGTTCTCAATCTGATTCCCGATGCTGAACGCCTGGCCCTGACGACTCGGGCGCTAAAGGAGTATCTTGGATTATGGGTGTATCAGCTACGGGGTTGGGCCTGA
- a CDS encoding SemiSWEET family sugar transporter, translated as MQDATILGLLAGTMTTIAYLPQLIKTWQSKSADDISWSMLIILCLGILLWLVYGTSVHDLPVICANILTLILSSTILGLKVHYRLRRASID; from the coding sequence ATGCAAGATGCAACGATTCTGGGACTGTTGGCGGGAACCATGACCACCATCGCCTATCTCCCCCAACTCATTAAAACCTGGCAGTCTAAGTCGGCGGATGATATCTCTTGGAGTATGTTAATTATTCTCTGCTTAGGGATTCTCTTGTGGCTGGTGTATGGGACATCGGTTCATGATTTACCGGTCATTTGCGCCAACATTCTGACGTTAATTCTCTCTTCGACGATTTTGGGCTTAAAGGTTCATTATCGCTTGCGGCGGGCCTCGATTGATTGA
- a CDS encoding argininosuccinate synthase, whose product MGRATKAVLAYSGGVDTSVCIPYMKKEWGVEEVITLAADLGQGDELEPIREKALTSGASESLVANLQEEFIRDYAFPAIRANALYENRYPLSTALARPLIAKKLVEVAAEYGADAVAHGCTGKGNDQVRFDVAIAGLNPDITVLAPAREWGMSREETIAYGETFGIPSPVKKSSPYSIDRNLLGRSIEAGPLEDPWNEPIEEDVFLMTEAIANTPNEAEYVEIGFEEGYPVSVNGEALAPVKLIETLNAITGRHGFGRIDMIENRLVGIKSREIYEAPALLTLILAHRDLESLTLTKDVTHYKRGIEETYSQLVYNGLWFSPLKAALDAFIEETQKRVTGTVRVKLFKGNAHIVGRKSTNTLYTDELSTYGSDDKFDHKAAEGFIYVWGLPNRVWSQQLRG is encoded by the coding sequence ATGGGTCGTGCTACCAAAGCCGTACTGGCATACTCAGGTGGAGTGGATACCTCAGTCTGCATTCCCTACATGAAGAAAGAATGGGGGGTTGAAGAGGTGATCACCCTGGCCGCTGATTTAGGCCAGGGGGATGAACTCGAACCCATCCGCGAAAAAGCCCTCACATCTGGGGCCAGTGAGTCCCTGGTGGCCAATTTACAAGAGGAATTTATCCGAGATTACGCTTTCCCCGCCATTCGGGCCAACGCCCTCTACGAAAACCGCTATCCCCTCTCTACGGCCCTAGCCCGTCCTCTCATCGCCAAGAAACTGGTGGAAGTGGCCGCTGAATATGGGGCCGATGCGGTGGCCCATGGTTGTACGGGGAAAGGAAATGACCAGGTTCGTTTTGATGTGGCCATCGCCGGACTCAATCCCGATATTACCGTGTTGGCCCCGGCCCGGGAATGGGGGATGAGTCGCGAAGAAACCATCGCCTATGGGGAAACGTTCGGTATTCCCTCCCCAGTGAAGAAATCCTCTCCCTACAGTATCGATCGCAACCTCCTCGGTCGTAGTATTGAAGCGGGCCCCCTCGAAGATCCCTGGAATGAACCCATCGAAGAGGATGTGTTCTTGATGACGGAGGCGATCGCCAACACCCCCAACGAAGCCGAATATGTGGAAATTGGCTTCGAGGAAGGCTACCCCGTCAGCGTTAACGGAGAGGCCCTGGCCCCCGTGAAACTCATCGAAACCCTCAACGCCATCACCGGACGACATGGCTTCGGGCGCATCGATATGATTGAAAACCGCCTGGTGGGGATTAAATCTCGGGAAATCTACGAAGCCCCCGCGCTCCTAACTCTGATTCTGGCCCACCGGGATTTAGAAAGCCTCACCCTGACCAAAGATGTCACCCACTATAAACGGGGAATTGAGGAAACTTACAGTCAATTGGTGTATAACGGATTGTGGTTCAGCCCCCTCAAGGCGGCCTTAGATGCCTTCATTGAAGAGACCCAGAAACGAGTGACGGGAACCGTTCGGGTAAAACTGTTTAAGGGTAACGCTCATATCGTTGGCCGTAAATCTACCAACACCCTCTACACCGACGAACTCTCCACCTACGGTTCTGACGATAAGTTCGACCACAAAGCGGCTGAAGGCTTCATCTATGTCTGGGGACTTCCCAACCGGGTTTGGTCTCAGCAATTGCGCGGCTAG
- a CDS encoding PAS domain-containing sensor histidine kinase produces MTIIGSRVQFQNSETQAITIIESISKEFKNNLEITQTYRWGDLNLFQALIEAKRSPYPINVFLLSDSSIIRRYPDTATLFDLDSGVVAEQGNNVYHWKPGGSIPFMAQWRQSHYYTIIRESTLPWDILVSLPAEPIISQLQGFYIRNLAILLGIMGFAIMSANPLTRYLIQPLTQLANVSENLPQKVSDQDPLHLPKTEILEFNLLSANFQVMAEALGEKFKEIKAANEELEQRVIERTKRLSEANQTLAAEVRERQRIETEIRKSQQRLALMVEQTPLAVLEWNMKFEVVSWNPAAERIFGYRAEEAIGTRIAEKIVPPEWVAHVQTVMGDLIEQRGGTRSTNENVRKDGQRIICQWYNTPLINPVGECIGIASMIQDITERQRAEVELRESEQRFRDVSEAAGEYLWEISLEGRYTYLSERVEAVKGYSAEDLLGRSPFDVMYKGDLQRAQEIVAHAIAHQTTFKMECRDITPEGEIVWEEVNGVPRLDEQGNLIGFRGAGLSITDRKRSELELRQSEARLRQKAEELQQTLGQLQQTQAKLVQSEKMSSLGQLVAGVAHEINNPVNFIYGNLTHAEEYVEDLLAVIASYQEHYPEPVAAVGEQLQDSEVEFLVEDFPRLINSMREGARRIREIVASLRNFSRLDESDLKPANLHEGLDNSLMILRSRLKEKSDRPEIQVIREYGELPLIDCYPGQLNQVFMNILANSIDALEERDRTRSREQMQQQPSCICITTQRQGNEVQISIRDNGPGIPDNVREKIFNPFFTTKDVGKGTGLGLSISYQIIVDHHGGSLECHSTLGEGTEFGITIPTTLSH; encoded by the coding sequence TTGACGATTATTGGAAGTCGAGTCCAATTTCAAAATTCAGAAACTCAGGCAATTACTATTATTGAGTCTATCTCTAAAGAATTCAAAAATAACTTAGAGATAACTCAAACGTATCGCTGGGGAGATTTGAATTTATTTCAAGCCTTAATTGAAGCCAAGCGGAGTCCCTACCCCATCAACGTTTTTTTGCTGAGTGATTCATCTATTATTCGGCGATATCCTGACACGGCTACCCTCTTTGATTTAGACTCAGGGGTTGTGGCTGAGCAGGGCAACAATGTTTACCATTGGAAACCTGGAGGCTCCATCCCGTTTATGGCCCAGTGGCGGCAGTCTCATTACTACACGATTATTCGTGAATCGACACTGCCTTGGGACATTCTGGTCTCTTTACCTGCAGAACCCATCATTAGTCAACTGCAAGGGTTTTATATCCGTAATCTTGCCATTCTATTGGGAATTATGGGATTTGCCATTATGAGTGCCAATCCCTTGACACGTTACCTAATCCAGCCATTAACTCAATTGGCAAATGTGAGTGAAAATCTACCCCAAAAGGTAAGTGATCAAGACCCCTTACATCTTCCGAAAACAGAAATCTTGGAATTTAATCTGCTTTCAGCTAATTTTCAAGTAATGGCTGAAGCTCTCGGGGAAAAATTCAAAGAAATCAAGGCCGCCAACGAGGAACTGGAACAACGGGTCATTGAGCGAACCAAACGACTCTCAGAGGCGAATCAAACCTTAGCGGCAGAAGTTCGCGAACGACAGCGTATTGAAACCGAAATTCGTAAATCTCAACAACGGCTAGCGCTCATGGTTGAACAAACTCCCTTGGCAGTTCTGGAGTGGAATATGAAGTTCGAGGTGGTGAGTTGGAATCCAGCAGCTGAACGAATTTTTGGCTATCGGGCAGAAGAAGCGATTGGAACTCGGATTGCCGAGAAAATTGTCCCGCCGGAGTGGGTCGCTCATGTTCAAACGGTGATGGGTGATTTGATTGAACAGAGAGGGGGAACTCGTAGTACTAATGAAAATGTCCGCAAAGATGGGCAGCGGATTATCTGTCAGTGGTACAACACCCCTCTGATTAATCCAGTGGGAGAGTGTATCGGCATTGCCTCAATGATTCAGGATATCACCGAGCGACAGCGGGCTGAGGTGGAGTTACGGGAAAGTGAGCAGCGATTTCGCGATGTCTCAGAGGCGGCGGGGGAATATCTCTGGGAAATCAGTTTAGAGGGACGCTACACCTACCTATCAGAGCGGGTTGAGGCGGTTAAAGGCTATTCAGCCGAGGACTTGTTGGGGCGATCGCCCTTTGATGTGATGTATAAGGGCGATCTTCAACGGGCACAGGAGATTGTCGCTCATGCCATTGCACATCAGACTACCTTTAAAATGGAATGTCGTGACATCACCCCGGAAGGAGAGATCGTTTGGGAAGAAGTGAATGGAGTGCCCCGTCTCGATGAACAGGGAAACTTAATTGGTTTTAGGGGTGCGGGATTGAGTATCACCGATCGCAAACGCTCGGAACTGGAATTGCGTCAATCGGAGGCCCGTCTACGGCAGAAAGCGGAGGAACTCCAACAGACGTTAGGGCAGTTGCAGCAAACTCAGGCTAAGTTAGTGCAAAGTGAGAAGATGTCCAGTTTAGGGCAGTTGGTGGCGGGGGTTGCTCATGAAATCAATAACCCGGTGAACTTCATTTATGGCAACTTAACCCATGCTGAGGAGTATGTCGAGGATTTACTGGCGGTGATTGCTAGTTATCAGGAACATTACCCGGAACCTGTAGCTGCTGTAGGGGAACAGTTGCAAGACTCGGAGGTTGAGTTTCTGGTGGAGGACTTTCCTCGCTTAATCAACTCCATGCGGGAAGGGGCCCGGCGGATTCGGGAAATTGTCGCCTCGTTGCGGAACTTCTCCCGTTTGGATGAATCGGACTTGAAACCGGCGAATCTCCATGAAGGACTTGATAATTCCCTGATGATTCTCCGCAGTCGTCTCAAGGAGAAGAGCGATCGCCCTGAGATTCAGGTAATTCGTGAGTATGGCGAGCTTCCCCTCATTGACTGTTATCCGGGACAGTTAAACCAGGTGTTTATGAATATCCTCGCCAACAGCATTGATGCCTTAGAGGAGCGCGATCGCACTCGTTCTCGGGAACAGATGCAGCAACAGCCCAGTTGCATTTGCATTACCACGCAACGGCAAGGAAATGAGGTGCAGATTTCAATTCGTGATAATGGTCCGGGAATCCCTGACAACGTCCGGGAGAAAATTTTTAACCCCTTTTTCACCACCAAAGACGTCGGGAAAGGCACCGGATTAGGGTTATCCATTAGCTATCAAATCATTGTCGATCATCATGGTGGCAGCCTTGAGTGTCATTCAACCTTGGGTGAGGGGACGGAGTTTGGGATCACCATCCCCACCACCCTTAGCCATTAA
- a CDS encoding ABC transporter ATP-binding protein: MATVQVKNLNKTYNPTTIPVKDISLTVEDNEFLTLLGPSGCGKSTTLRLIAGLEEPTRGQIMIGDRDVTALKPGDRNISMVFQSYALYPHMTVYENMASALRLRNMTDGEIKQRVSEASRFLDLREDLMNRKPGQLSGGQRQRVALGRALVRQPDVFLLDEPLSNLDALLRERVRAEIKQLFEKQNTPVVYVTHDQVEAMTLSTKVAVLYEGNVQQLAPPSELYSRPANQFVAGFVGSPQMNLLTLHCQGQTARLGQGKLPLPSGLAKPPRQVVLGVRPEDMRLAEESDSIRFPGEVFLVENLGMQNLLSVRLTPAEGGAAPIEVRSLLPSDLDWGGDNIELAVSPERLHWFDVESGDRLG, translated from the coding sequence ATGGCTACAGTTCAAGTAAAGAACCTGAACAAAACCTACAATCCCACGACAATTCCTGTTAAGGATATTAGCTTAACGGTGGAGGATAATGAGTTTCTAACTCTGTTGGGTCCTTCGGGATGTGGGAAGTCCACAACCCTGCGCTTGATTGCGGGACTCGAAGAACCCACCCGAGGTCAAATTATGATTGGCGATCGCGATGTCACGGCCCTGAAGCCGGGCGATCGCAATATCTCGATGGTCTTCCAGAGTTACGCGCTTTATCCCCACATGACGGTCTATGAGAACATGGCCTCGGCCCTGCGGCTGCGCAACATGACCGATGGTGAGATTAAGCAGCGGGTGAGTGAAGCCTCGCGCTTTCTGGATTTGCGGGAGGATTTGATGAACCGCAAGCCGGGACAACTCTCGGGGGGACAGCGTCAGCGGGTGGCCCTGGGACGGGCCTTGGTGCGTCAGCCGGATGTGTTTTTGTTGGATGAACCCCTCAGTAACTTGGATGCGTTGTTACGGGAACGGGTGCGGGCCGAAATTAAACAACTGTTTGAGAAACAGAATACCCCAGTGGTCTATGTGACTCACGACCAGGTTGAGGCCATGACCCTCTCGACGAAGGTGGCGGTGTTGTATGAAGGGAATGTGCAGCAATTAGCGCCTCCGAGTGAGTTGTATTCCCGGCCGGCGAACCAGTTTGTGGCCGGGTTTGTGGGAAGTCCTCAGATGAATTTGTTGACCCTACATTGTCAGGGACAGACGGCTCGCTTGGGACAGGGGAAACTCCCCCTTCCGTCAGGGTTGGCCAAACCTCCCCGTCAGGTGGTTTTGGGGGTGCGTCCTGAGGATATGCGGTTGGCTGAGGAGAGTGATTCAATTCGTTTCCCCGGTGAGGTGTTTTTGGTGGAAAACTTGGGGATGCAGAATCTTCTCAGTGTTCGCTTAACTCCCGCTGAGGGGGGAGCGGCCCCCATTGAGGTGCGATCGCTCCTGCCCTCTGATTTAGATTGGGGAGGGGATAACATTGAACTGGCGGTCTCTCCTGAACGCTTACATTGGTTCGATGTGGAGTCGGGCGATCGTCTCGGTTAA